ATGTACAATAAAACAGCCATTCGACTAAAACACATATAAAGTGTAAAGCTGTCAGTATTTAAACTTTTCCAATTAAGAAATACATGGCAAAAGTGAGCAATTGCTAAACCGTGTGTCTACTATAATACCATGTTATATATTACATTTCATCAATACAGAAAAATAGAGCATCTACTTGTTAATCATGAAATAACTTTAAGCATttaatagtaaaaaaaatataaacgacgatgaaaacattaaaagtATGAAATTTAGAAACCATCTTCATCCTGGTCTTAGTAATATTACAAGTTTTCATGATTAAGTGTaagatttgaaaacaaagggttaatttataattaaaacaacTGTAGTCTGGATAAAGAAGGAATATAGTTAAAATGTAAAACCATGTGCCAGGTTGACTATTTAATTAGTTATGTGCATTTATTAGCTAGGCATGAACttgatccaaaaaaaaaaaatgaaagttgAGAATACGGATGAGATAGTATACTTTCGGAagaaaatacttttatGGAATACTAGTACGAGACACTTGTCAAATTGTAAGCATGTTGACAAAATCAAGCTTTTGGTCTCTCCAATCGTATGTTTCTAGTCTGAGCAGGAATTCGTACACGGATGCCATCCAAATCTTTTCTTAAGAGTACTTGGCATCCCAATCTGCTTGTTTCCTCAAGACCAAATGCTAAATCAAGCAtgtcttcttcatcttcttccGGGGGATCCAAAAGTTCGTAATGCTCTGGATCTACGATAACATGGCAAGTCGAACATGCAACAGACCCTTCACAAGCGCCTTCTAAATCGATATTGTTAGCATGAGCGAGATCTAAAATACTATCACCTTCATTTCCCTCAATCATGATTTCACGTCCTTCAGGCGTGACGAAAAAAACTTTGATTCCAGTGCCCGGCAAAGGCTTTTTAATTTCGGAATGGAATGATGGGCGGAATGTATGGAATTGGCGTTGTTGAGTCAAAATGGAAGATGAAATGCTACTTTTGGGAGGAGAAGAGATTAATTTTGTCCATGAGCGgatgttttttaaagcgTATTCTGGATGCAAGCGCTGAGCAAGTGATAAGGCCGCGGTTAATGTAACAAGACTACCGGCTTGATGAAGGGCTGCCAAAGGTACAGGGACAACATAGATTAGAGTCATAATACCCAAAGTAGCTTGAGCAGTTACAACGCCTGTAACAACGTTAATGCTAGTTTTAATCTTCTTAGGCAAAATGTTTCTTTTAGCACgggaaaaaataaaaagaccACATGCAGCAACAAAAGTAGTAATAGCTAAGATACGGTGTTCGAGTTGAACAAGACTTGGGTTGTCAATCATGTTTCTCCATATAAGATCGGACTTGTCGTCTTTCCTACAAAACCTTTGATCAAATAACTCGCTTTTAGATGGAGCAAGTCTTCCTTCGCCCATTTCCGGGAAAGTACAATAAATCATTCCGGCATCCAATCCAGCAACAAAGGCACCGGACAAAAGGGTGATCAGTACCAAGCCAACAAATGAGTTAACACTAGTACGAAATCCTTTCATTTTCTGAACTGAAGAAACCATTGAAGTCAATTGAGATGTGGAGCCACTCTTCAtagatttcaaaaaggcATGTCGTTGAAGGATTCCATGCCCAGTCCACACCAAGCCAATATAGAGAGCAACGGCAGCGGCTAAATGAGTAGCCAAGCGATAATGACTAACACGCGGATGAGAACCATCACTGAAGAGCTCTTCTGAAAGACCACTCTTGACCATCCACCAACCGATGACTCCTTGAAGTCCAACGAGTCCCGTAAGGCCGATTAGTCGCTTGCTTAGCCAAGGAGATGCCCTTTTAGTCACAATCATGTATATGGAAGGAAGAAGGATTGTCAAGCCGATTCCTCTACCGAGGACACGATGAAACCACTCCCagaaaaatatgtttttaaaCTCATCCACTGTCATATGGCTGTTCAGCTTCTCAAACTCTGgtgattttttgtaaagctCAAATTCTTGGTTCCATTGTTCATCAGTAAGAGGAGGAATTACGCCAGTGATGGGCTTCCATTCAGTAATACTTAACCCGGATTCAGTTAGTCTAGTAATGCCACCTACAACAACAATTGCAAGAACAAGAGCAGAAGATCCAAGCAGCCAAAAGGCGACCTTTTTACTCGGAATTTTTTCGGTTTCCTGTAGGATGCCACCTGGTGTAGGAGCGACTGAGTTACTCAGCCGGCGAgcaaaaaacttttcaaatgaatttttattaaacttacaatcattcaaaaataaattcttagTCCGTGAcaaattaatttcatttaaaacaCTCGATCCAGAGAAGCTCCTGCTCATTCTCCAACTTGACCTTCCAAGGCAAGAAATGTCGCAGCCTTTCCGTAAGGGCTGAAGCAGGAACTGTCTCATCAGACCTGATGAACGTGAAATGTTCATTGGtaattgtttacttttgtttGCGTTTCGCTTAAAAAAGTAGGTTCATGGAGAGAGAGGAATGGTACCTAACCTCCCGGTTCTATACCACAATAATCTAACGGCGCACTTTCAGAGTCGCTATAAGTAGACAAGCTATATTAACGTAGGCCGTTTGATATATACAAGATCTGAGTGGATCGTCGATGAATAGTTTAATTTGATGCGACAATTCGCTGAAATCTGCACGTAGCATATTTGAATCGatgtttatatttatgataCTTAATACTCAAAATGTACTAGCTTCATTTGCGTATCcaaaaagttatttaatCTAGTACATGTCGCATACGGAAATAGCTGACATCTTAAATAGTTAGTTCTTATAATCTTACGAACCGAAACTTCTATATGACAAACATAAATCATTTAACTGctataaattaatattattatattgtACAATGTTCTAAACGTGCAAATTAGGAACAGAAAAATGCAACGACTGAGGGTTCGTTGCTCTGAATCAAaagaaactaaaaaaaaaaaaaggaactaGAGTTTTCGCCCAAACACTTAgtcattaaatatttacaaacgaagaagaaaagaatgcaGAAGCAGGTGACAGTAAAATATGCTCCGAGTACCAATCatcataataaaaaaatgaaatgaaaatacaTATGAAGGTAAAAAGATGCAGTCATCGTACCAACTTTAGAATCGTGAAAACTTGTTCGTATACCATAtccaataaaaaaaatcatccaCACATTTATATGGTTTCAAGATTTACAACATCTTCTAGAATTTTTATCGCGTAAATGAAGGGTTAGAAACTGTAGCAGCAGGAACGGTGTGAGGCCTAGCTGTATCGCCATGTGCTTGATTATCCTTCGACTGTTGATGCAGAATGTTTTGTTGACGTCGTTGTCGATACTCAGAAAGAGATAGCTTCTTCGGTGCTGAGGTAGGAAGAGCAGAGGCTGAAGTGTTACTAGGCTTGACTACACTTCCTTGGACCAGATTCGAATTGGGCTTGTTTTCGCTTCTTGAAGTATTTAACGCATTCGAGATATCATCACCGTTGTTGGCTTTGTGGTCCAAAATGTTTGGATTGTTCGTAGGAAATTGGTTGTTTACCAAAGCATGGCGACTCGTTATAACTGGTGCTGGAGCTGTCGGCAAAGGAGGCGTAGTTACAGGAGATTTATCAAACGAAAACCCGACAGGACTAACCGAAGGTGAATGGGATCGAGTGCCATTCTGTCTAGAAAAGTTAACGTCAGAAGACCTTTGAGTGTCGTGAACATGCGATTTATCTTTTACAGTCCTTAAcgtattaaaaaacatggACCCactcttttctttactcGACGGCTCGAGTTTCAATTTTGAATCTGAATTTCTATGGAAAGAAGGATGGACCTTATGTGGTCTGTCACCTTTAGTCTTAAAGGCTTCCGGCTTCCTTTCGATAGATAGCGatcttttattataatcAGGTTTGCCATGAAAATCATTTGCAATGCTACGGCGTCTTTTAACTGACGGCAAATGATCAACAGAACCATGCTTTTTGTGGACTGTCGTAATAGTTCCTAATCCTCTTTTGCAAGGAGAAGTTTTGTCCAGCATATCTGGGCTTGTTCGAGGATGTTGTAATGGTGAGGCTGATCGCCTACTTAGTGATTCTCCAACATTAAAAGATGGAGGAGTTGTAGGGGTTATCGAGGATTCTTCAGGTtcctttgcttttttcaatGGACCATCGGATTGTAATGCAGCATCGGGTGAAATGGGCGATAAGACGTCTGCAATGCCCACCTTAGAATCAGTGTGTAAATCAGCAATATCAGTTTTCTTGTCCCTATTAGAGGAATCTTCCTCAACAGAGGGTAGTGGAGATTGTAAATCTTTAGTTGGTTTTTTCTCCTTCACAGATGGCTGTAACTTCGGCTCCATGACTACATCGATTCCTACACTTTCTGTGGGTAATGACTTAACAGCAGGccatttttgcaaaatacTAAGACGGTACTTATCTAACCAAAACTCTTTCAAGGATTTGGCATAGACCGATGTGGGGTTTGAAGGTTGCGGTAATGATTCAGCAGGGCTAGGGGTAGAAGGGGTTGAGGAAGGTGTCAGAGACAAACGGTCTTTTGCTACACTGACACGGTTTGCAGTAGAAGCGCGGCGGGCCgctttaatatatttagtAACTCTGGAAAAAACACAGTTTTTCTTATCCTGTGAGGCACATTCGTTAAACGACAGGAAGGTAGAAAGCACTTCTGAAAGTAATTCCAACTCTTCCATATTGAAGGAGGGTCGCGACATACCAGGCGCAAACTGGCGAAATGGATGGGAAATATCGAGAGTCCAATCCCCAATAATCTCTGTTTCCGGAGCTATGTGAGTAGTTGAATAGAGGATAAATCGAGGAACACTGTTAGACCCATTCATGTAAACACTTGAAACGACGGAGTTTGACTGACAACCTTTACGCGCA
This portion of the Schizosaccharomyces pombe strain 972h- genome assembly, chromosome: I genome encodes:
- the etp1 gene encoding monooxygenase-ferredoxin fusion protein; amino-acid sequence: MNISRSSGLMRQFLLQPLRKGCDISCLGRSSWRMSRSFSGSSVLNEINLSRTKNLFLNDCKFNKNSFEKFFARRLSNSVAPTPGGILQETEKIPSKKVAFWLLGSSALVLAIVVVGGITRLTESGLSITEWKPITGVIPPLTDEQWNQEFELYKKSPEFEKLNSHMTVDEFKNIFFWEWFHRVLGRGIGLTILLPSIYMIVTKRASPWLSKRLIGLTGLVGLQGVIGWWMVKSGLSEELFSDGSHPRVSHYRLATHLAAAVALYIGLVWTGHGILQRHAFLKSMKSGSTSQLTSMVSSVQKMKGFRTSVNSFVGLVLITLLSGAFVAGLDAGMIYCTFPEMGEGRLAPSKSELFDQRFCRKDDKSDLIWRNMIDNPSLVQLEHRILAITTFVAACGLFIFSRAKRNILPKKIKTSINVVTGVVTAQATLGIMTLIYVVPVPLAALHQAGSLVTLTAALSLAQRLHPEYALKNIRSWTKLISSPPKSSISSSILTQQRQFHTFRPSFHSEIKKPLPGTGIKVFFVTPEGREIMIEGNEEGACEGSVACSTCHVIVDPEHYELLDPPEEDEEDMLDLAFGLEETSRLGCQVLLRKDLDGIRVRIPAQTRNIRLERPKA
- the set3 gene encoding putative histone H3 lysine methyltransferase Set3; its protein translation is MWKIRCVCPFEDDDGFTIQCESCEVWQHAVCVNIDANNVPEKYFCEQCQPRPIDADKAHKIQLARLQREEEQSRILSRSRSSNNKRRTSFGKNGASPTHSASPRQGNNTGANGALFSQSTNSSNSGSYRNSVTGATLPNAHAPHSQNRRRRSNHLNNPPEAPITEASNEYVYSFHLEYVPLESNTFSASALEYSKNLDLKNLDESEVLMDGCQVVPISSSKFCCSRFGLVSTCEIPPNTPIMEVKGRVCTQNEYKSDPKNQYNILGAPKPHVFFDSNSQLVVDSRVAGSKARFARKGCQSNSVVSSVYMNGSNSVPRFILYSTTHIAPETEIIGDWTLDISHPFRQFAPGMSRPSFNMEELELLSEVLSTFLSFNECASQDKKNCVFSRVTKYIKAARRASTANRVSVAKDRLSLTPSSTPSTPSPAESLPQPSNPTSVYAKSLKEFWLDKYRLSILQKWPAVKSLPTESVGIDVVMEPKLQPSVKEKKPTKDLQSPLPSVEEDSSNRDKKTDIADLHTDSKVGIADVLSPISPDAALQSDGPLKKAKEPEESSITPTTPPSFNVGESLSRRSASPLQHPRTSPDMLDKTSPCKRGLGTITTVHKKHGSVDHLPSVKRRRSIANDFHGKPDYNKRSLSIERKPEAFKTKGDRPHKVHPSFHRNSDSKLKLEPSSKEKSGSMFFNTLRTVKDKSHVHDTQRSSDVNFSRQNGTRSHSPSVSPVGFSFDKSPVTTPPLPTAPAPVITSRHALVNNQFPTNNPNILDHKANNGDDISNALNTSRSENKPNSNLVQGSVVKPSNTSASALPTSAPKKLSLSEYRQRRQQNILHQQSKDNQAHGDTARPHTVPAATVSNPSFTR